One Helianthus annuus cultivar XRQ/B chromosome 12, HanXRQr2.0-SUNRISE, whole genome shotgun sequence genomic region harbors:
- the LOC110892447 gene encoding uncharacterized protein LOC110892447, with protein MAVRFVVYTGGKWEFVDGRREYVMQADSLIRGFETNFAKISYDNFFKNVCDFCGFRNITRLSYKMSDYSEPIDIIDDSDLLFFFKLWENNPTELFKLYVVQEVGVGSSSCSPTFEYKCPDLNDCVFSKDDFKANDKLEFIDNKDKCRFYEGYTFRNKQEMKIELGKMCLSESFSYKVDRSSKTRYEVSCVVENCEWSFKSASRQSCDVFYVKSFNNKHTCSKTQTHPHMRQANPMVVGSMLKEQFQNSGRIYRCPEIVKDLRIKEGVNITYMQAWRGKNNALQLLHGNSASSFAELPIYCYNLEKANPGTVTHILTDSEDRFEMVFVALGAAIRAFVRTLRPVIIIDAAHLKGEFKGTLFLAVGMDGNNQILPVGYGIGKSEDGNSWTWFLSKLKDCIGDHPELAIISDRAPSIQLAENESLWWQTCKSYRLSDFEESFNALCAAVPRLRNTLTTIGFEKWSRAHCPVKRYHYMTSNSAESMNALSKHSRKLPVTQLIEFFRQSVQKWFYDRRNQGIHGEHLLTEWAVNKIQHKIENSRTWTVTGVRVNSFEVEDGKKRGFVDLANGTCTCRVWQLSGLPCGHVIAVSRFLGESDCGHYSMSCYSNEVYKATYAEEINPLPHKSEWEKPDGLLNLQPPNITKRQSGRPKENKRILSRGEEPTPIFCGRCRSHGHHRESCRHPTYSQSTSRGISTAHVRSVEVEPEDFRDYVSQHTIPTYNLGED; from the exons ATGGCGGTTAGATTTGTGGTTTACACCGGTGGCAAGTGGGAATTCGTTGACGGTAGGCGTGAGTACGTAATGCAAGCTGATTCTCTTATACGTGGGTTTGAAACTAATTTTGCCAAAATTTCGTATGATAACTTTTTTAAAAATGTGTGCGACTTTTGTGGTTTTCGAAATATCACACGGTTATCCTACAAGATGTCTGATTATTCTGAACCTATAGATATTATAGATGATTCAgatcttttattttttttcaaactgTGGGAAAATAATCCTACAGAACTTTTTAAACTATACGTGGTGCAAGAAGTTGGTGTGGGTTCTTCTTCTTGTTCTCCTACGTTTGAATATAAATGCCCCGATTTAAATGATTGTGTTTTTTCAAAGGATGATTTTAAGGCCAACGATAAACTAGAATTTATTGATAATAAAGATAAATGTCGATTTTATGAAGGCTACACCTTTCGTAACAAGCAGGAAATGAAAATCGAACTAGGAAAGATGTGCTTATCCGAATCTTTTTCTTATAAAGTAGACAGGTCATCAAAGACTCGTTATGAAGTATCATGTGTTGTTGAAAATTGTGAGTGGAGTTTCAAATCCGCTAGTCGGCAATCTTGTGATGTTTTCTACGTTAAATCTTTTAACAACAAACATACGTGTTCTAAGACGCAGACACATCCACACATGCGTCAGGCTAACCCAATGGTTGTGGGTAGCATGTTAAAAGAACAATTTCAAAATTCTGGTCGAATTTACCGTTGCCCAGAAATAGTCAAAGATCTTAGAATTAAAGAAGGAGTCAATATAACTTATATGCAAGCGTGGCGAGGAAAAAACAATGCATTACAACTTTTGCATGGAAATTCAGCAAGTTCTTTTGCTGAACTTCCAATTTACTGCTACAATTTGGAGAAGGCTAATCCAGGAACAGTGACGCACATATTGACTGATTCGGAGGATCGTTTTGAAATGGTATTTGTCGCCCTAGGTGCCGCG ATTCGTGCCTTTGTAAGAACCTTAAGACCGGTCATTATCATAGACGCGGCCCATTTGAAAGGCGAGTTTAAAGGAACATTGTTTTTGGCTGTGGGCATGGACGGAAACAATCAGATTTTGCCTGTTGGTTACGGGATTGGTAAATCTGAAGACGGTAATTCGTGGACTTGGTTCCTTTCAAAACTTAAAGATTGTATTGGCGATCATCCAGAGTTGGCAATCATTTCTGACCGAGCACCTTCTATACAATTAGCC gaaaacgaGTCTCTATGGTGGCAGACTTGCAAATCTTACCGGCTTTCCGATTTTGAGGAATCTTTCAACGCGTTATGTGCCGCAGTTCCGAGACTAAGGAACACTCTTACGACAATTGGGTTTGAGAAGTGGTCAAGAGCACATTGTCCTGTTAAAAGATACCATTATATGACTTCTAATAGTGCCGAGTCGATGAACGCTCTATCAAAACATTCCCGAAAATTGCCGGTGACGCAACTTATTGAATTTTTCCGGCAATCTGTTCAAAAATGGTTTTATGATCGTCGCAACCAGGGAATCCATGGTGAACACTTACTAACAGAGTGGGCTGTAAATAAGATCCAACACAAAATTGAAAACTCTAGGACTTGGACGGTCACCGGCGTTCGTGTTAACAGTTTTGAAGTTGAAGATGGTAAAAAAAGAGGGTTCGTTGATTTAGCTAACGGCACATGCACTTGTCGGGTATGGCAATTATCTGGTTTGCCATGTGGTCACGTTATTGCTGTATCAAGATTTTTAGGTGAAAGCGACTGTGGTCATTATTCTATGTCATGTTACAGTAACGAAGTTTATAAAGCAACGTATGCAGAAGAGATAAATCCTCTCCCGCATAAATCTGAGTGGGAAAAACCGGACGGTTTATTAAATCTGCAACCACCGAATATTACCAAACGTCAATCCGGTCGGCCAAAGGAAAACAAGCGAATCCTGTCACGAGGGGAGGAACCCACTCCCATATTCTGTGGCCGGTGCCGAAGTCACGGCCATCACCGGGAAAGTTGTAGACACCCCACATATTCCCAGAGTACCTCCCGGGGCATCTCAACGGCGCATGTACGAAGCGTAGAAGTCGAACCAGAGGATTTCAGGGATTACGTATCGCAACATACAATCCCCACGTACAATTTAGGAGAGGATTAA
- the LOC110894087 gene encoding stem-specific protein TSJT1: MLGVFSSSIVSPPEELVAAGSRTPSPKITGKSLINRFVGNNSAAVSMQIGDDVMLAYTHQNESITRPRSFAVKDEIFCLFEGALDNLGSLKQQYGLSKSANEVVLVIEAYKALRDRAPYPMNQVVGHFIGDFSFVVFDKSTSTLFVATDQHGKVPLYWGITADGCVAFADDADLLKVGCGKSLASFPQGCFYSTAIGELRCYENPKNKITAVPATEEEIWGAKYMVGAPSMLSATQ; the protein is encoded by the exons ATGTTGGGGGTTTTCAGCAGCTCAATTGTTTCACCGCCGGAGGAGCTGGTTGCCGCCGGCAGCCGTACGCCGTCGCCGAAGATCACCGGCAAGTCTCTAATTAACCGGTTCGTCGGAAACAACTCTGCCGCAGTGTCGATGCAGATCGGAGATGATGTTATGTTGGCGTATACTCACCAGAACGAGTCGATTACTCGCCCGAG ATCTTTTGCGGTCAAAGACGAGATATTCTGCTTGTTTGAAGGAGCCCTTGACAATTTGGGCAGCCTAAAGCAGCAATACGGGCTATCGAAATCCGCCAACGAGGTCGTTTTGGTGATCGAGGCGTACAAGGCTCTTCGTGATCGAGCCCCATATCCTATGAACCAAGTTGTGGGTCATTTTATTGGAGATTTTTCCTTTGTTGTGTTTGACAAGTCAACCTCTACTTTATTTGTGGCAACT GATCAACATGGTAAGGTTCCTTTGTATTGGGGAATCACAGCTGATGGGTGTGTTGCATTTGCTGATGATGCTGATTTGCTTAAAGTTGGCTGTGGCAAGTCACTTGCTTCATTCCCTCAAG GATGCTTCTACTCGACAGCAATTGGAGAGCTGAGATGCTACGAAAATCCCAAGAACAAAATCACAGCCGTTCCTGCAACTGAGGAAGAGATATGGGGCGCAAAATATATG GTGGGAGCCCCGTCGATGCTATCGGCCACACAGTAA
- the LOC110894086 gene encoding nuclear transcription factor Y subunit C-3: MDQQGHGQAPGMGAVGNTTQMPYSMAPYPPNQMMGIVPPASVGGPVPPSQTSGLPSPPAQLAQQQLAYQHIHQQQQQQLHQQLQNFWANQFHEIEQTTDFKNHSLPLARIKKIMKADEDVRMISAEAPVIFARACEMFILELTLRSWNHTEENKRRTLQKNDIAAAITRTDIFDFLVDIVPREDLKDEVIGSTIPRGGPIPVGAPTEGLPYYYMPPPQVGGSGMYMGKPVDPQALYGQQPRPYMAQPMWPQQQQQEPQEDA, translated from the coding sequence ATGGATCAACAAGGTCATGGACAGGCCCCAGGCATGGGGGCTGTCGGTAACACAACTCAAATGCCATACAGCATGGCACCATACCCCCCGAATCAAATGATGGGAATCGTACCCCCCGCATCGGTTGGCGGGCCAGTCCCACCATCACAAACCTCCGGTCTCCCTTCTCCCCCGGCCCAACTGGCCCAACAACAACTCGCGTACCAACACATCcaccagcaacagcaacaacaactgCACCAACAACTCCAAAACTTCTGGGCAAACCAGTTCCACGAGATCGAGCAAACCACCGATTTCAAAAACCACAGTCTCCCATTAGCTAGAATAAAAAAGATAATGAAAGCGGATGAAGACGTGCGGATGATATCCGCCGAAGCACCGGTGATATTTGCACGCGCTTGTGAAATGTTTATTCTCGAGTTGACTTTACGGTCATGGAACCACACTGAAGAAAACAAAAGGAGGACTCTTCAGAAGAATGATATTGCGGCTGCAATTACGAGGACTGATATTTTTGACTTTTTGGTTGATATAGTGCCGCGAGAAGATTTGAAAGATGAGGTGATTGGTTCGACAATCCCGAGAGGTGGGCCCATTCCGGTTGGGGCTCCGACTGAGGGTCTACCGTATTACTATATGCCGCCTCCACAGGTTGGTGGTTCGGGGATGTATATGGGTAAGCCTGTGGATCCTCAAGCGCTTTACGGCCAGCAGCCTCGTCCTTATATGGCGCAGCCTATGTGGccgcaacagcaacagcaagaaCCGCAGGAAGACGCTTAA
- the LOC110894085 gene encoding ATP-dependent (S)-NAD(P)H-hydrate dehydratase, whose protein sequence is MQQYYGGIIRRQQHLIRCLGADHQSNSINTLRLVNNSNTRMQSAMSGGGPTLEADALSILRSISPTLDSSKHKGQAGKIAVLGGCREYTGAPYFSAISALKIGADLSHVICTKDAAPVIKSYSPELIVHPLLEESYSVREEDRKSVSTLILAEVDKWMERFDCLVIGPGLGRDPFLLDCVSDIMKHARQRNVPMVIDGDGLFLVTNRLDLVSGYPLAVLTPNVNEYKRLVQKVLNCEVNDQDGPQQLLSLASSIGGVTILRKGLSDYISDGKEVRSVSIFGSPRRCGGQGDILSGSVAVFLAWARKLVDKEGPTMSPTMLGCIAGSALMRKAASLAFEDKKRSTLTTDIIECLGRSLEDICPVR, encoded by the exons ATGCAGCAGTACTATGGTGGCATAATAAGGAGACAACAACACTTGATTAGGTGTTTGGGAGCTGATCACCAGAGCAACAGCATCAACACCCTTCGTTTAGTTAATAATAGTAACACAAGAATGCAATCTGCGATGAGTGGTGGCGGCCCCACTTTAGAGGCTGATGCTCTTAGTATTTTGAGGTCAATTTCTCCTACCCTTGATTCATCTAAGCATAAAGGCCAAGCTG GAAAGATAGCCGTTTTAGGTGGTTGCCGTGAATACACCGGTGCACCCTACTTCTCTGCGATTTCGGCTCTTAAAATC GGAGCAGATTTATCACATGTGATCTGCACTAAAGATGCTGCTCCAGTTATAAAAAGCTACAGTCCTGAGTTGATTGTGCATCCGTTGCTAGAGGAATCATACAGTGTGCG AGAAGAAGACCGAAAGTCAGTCTCAACACTAATTCTCGCCGAAGTTGACAAGTGGATGGAAAGATTCGATTGTCTTGTCATCGGTCCCGGCCTCGGAAGAGATCCATTTCTTCTG GACTGTGTAAGTGATATTATGAAGCATGCAAGGCAACGCAACGTCCCGATGGTCATTGATGGG GACGGGCTGTTTCTTGTCACAAACCGGCTTGATCTAGTCAGCGGCTACCCTTTAGCGGTTTTGACTCCAAATGTAAATGAATACAAACGCCTTGTTCAGAAAGTTTTGAACTGTGAAGTAAATGATCAAGATGGACCCCAGCAATTACTGTCTCTCGCGAGCAG TATTGGTGGTGTGACTATCCTTCGTAAAGGCCTATCTGATTATATTAGTGATGGCAAAGAAG TTAGATCAGTTAGTATATTTGGTTCCCCTCGACGTTGTGGTGGACAAGGTGATATACTCTCTGGAAG TGTTGCAGTATTCTTGGCTTGGGCCCGGAAGCTTGTTGATAAAGAGGGGCCCACTATGAGCCCCACAATGTTGGGTTGTATTGCGGGGTCTGCTTTGATGAGGAAAGCTGCATCGCTTGCTTTTGAGGATAAGAAGAGATCAACCCTCACCACTGATATAATCGAGTGTTTAGGAAGAAG TTTGGAGGATATTTGTCCGGTGCGTTGA
- the LOC110892446 gene encoding protein ALP1-like: MPTAADVPLLYKAHQRIHGLPRMLGSLDCTHWDWAACPTVWKGQHHRGDHDGPTLILQVVASQDLWIWHAYFGMAGANNDIAVLMSSNLFDDVVDGVAPDTSLYANDVEYKYGYYLTDGIYPEWAALVKTLSCPDDEKRLYFKKKQESTRKDIKRAFSVLKKRWSIIAQPSRILEKSKMRNVMYTCIILHNMILEDSGRAFCGESHDESNQLTNPLLTYAEKEVI, encoded by the coding sequence ATGCCAACCGCTGCCGACGTTCCACTTTTATACAAGGCCCATCAGCGCATACACGGGCTTCCTAGGATGTTGGGTAGTCTTGATTGCACACACTGGGATTGGGCGGCATGTCCAACCGTTTGGAAAGGGCAACACCATCGTGGTGACCACGATGGTCCTACCCTAATATTACAAGTGGTCGCTTCTcaagatttatggatttggcatgcgTACTTTGGCATGGCCGGTGCGAACAATGACATCGCAGTTTTAATGTCTTCGAATCTTTTCGACGATGTCGTAGATGGTGTTGCACCAGATACTTCATTATATGCAAACGACGTGGAGTATAAGTATGGGTACTATCTCACAGACGGTATTTATCCCGAGTGGGCGGCGTTGGTAAAAACTCTTTCGTGTCCAGATGACGAAAAAAGATTGTATTTCAAGAAAAAACAAGAGTCAACAAGAAAAGATATCAAGCGGGCTTTCAGTGTGTTAAAAAAGAGATGGTCTATCATCGCTCAGCCATCGAGGATACTTGAAAAAAGTAAAATGAGAAACGTCATGTATACGTGCATCATTTTGCATAACATGATATTGGAGGACTCGGGTAGAGCGTTTTGTGGAGAAAGTCATGATGAAAGTAACCAACTGACAAACCCACTACTAACATACGCTGAAAAAGAAGTTATCTGA